One window of Brevibacillus choshinensis genomic DNA carries:
- a CDS encoding DMT family transporter, with amino-acid sequence MGNSSRKTMLAVTCLVLIWGVSWSIYKMALPYTPPLLFAGMRALIGGLLLAAFLLPTWKKMKWRENWSRYCVSALLNAALFYGLQTVGLMYLPGGLFSVLVYFQPVLIGLFAWLWLGEKMSLMKIIGLLIGFCGILAVSADGFTGQVSIVGVVLAIFTAISWALGVIYVKRESGKVDSLWMVALQFIIGGALLTGAGTVFERWSDIVWNGGYLFGLGFGATFGVPIAFVIYFHLMNGGDASKVASFTFLVPLIAVATGTLFLHEPFTYSLVAGLVLIVLSICLVNYRGKKRAVQATYDA; translated from the coding sequence ATGGGAAATTCGTCGAGAAAAACGATGCTCGCCGTCACTTGTTTAGTCCTGATCTGGGGCGTCTCTTGGTCCATTTACAAGATGGCCTTGCCTTACACCCCGCCGCTTTTATTTGCCGGGATGCGCGCCCTGATCGGCGGCTTATTGTTAGCGGCCTTTTTATTACCTACTTGGAAAAAAATGAAATGGCGAGAAAACTGGTCCAGGTATTGTGTATCTGCCCTGTTGAACGCTGCGCTTTTTTATGGCTTGCAAACAGTAGGCCTCATGTATCTGCCAGGTGGATTGTTCTCCGTTTTGGTCTATTTTCAGCCAGTGCTAATCGGGCTGTTCGCCTGGCTATGGCTCGGTGAAAAAATGTCGTTGATGAAAATCATCGGTTTGTTAATTGGCTTCTGTGGGATTCTGGCAGTCAGCGCGGATGGCTTCACCGGGCAGGTATCGATAGTCGGAGTCGTTTTGGCGATTTTCACCGCGATTAGCTGGGCGCTCGGTGTCATTTACGTCAAAAGAGAGAGCGGCAAGGTAGATTCCCTATGGATGGTTGCCCTGCAGTTCATCATTGGCGGAGCGCTGCTGACGGGGGCGGGAACGGTGTTTGAGAGATGGTCGGACATTGTCTGGAACGGCGGCTATCTGTTTGGACTAGGCTTTGGAGCGACCTTTGGCGTTCCGATTGCGTTTGTGATCTACTTCCATTTGATGAATGGCGGAGATGCCAGCAAGGTTGCTTCTTTTACGTTTTTGGTTCCATTGATCGCAGTAGCAACAGGCACGCTATTCTTGCATGAGCCGTTTACGTACAGCTTAGTGGCAGGATTGGTGTTAATCGTGCTTAGTATTTGTCTCGTCAACTATCGAGGGAAGAAGCGGGCGGTTCAGGCTACTTATGATGCCTGA
- a CDS encoding MarR family transcriptional regulator: protein MSIDNHQHLEGEMTPLQYELLLELRKNSARAVMLHQTISEKLGLNTTDHKCLDFLMNSGPVTAGKLAELTGLTTGAVTNVIDRLEQSGYIMRDKDPNDRRRVVVKPVREGVNSISPLFESVLQRTLQIMAQYDERQTGVILDFLKQCNEMSLEEMNKLK from the coding sequence ATGTCAATAGATAATCACCAACATCTGGAAGGAGAAATGACACCGCTGCAATATGAGCTCCTACTGGAACTGCGAAAAAACAGTGCACGGGCGGTCATGCTTCACCAGACGATATCTGAAAAGCTCGGCTTGAATACTACTGATCACAAATGTCTCGATTTCTTGATGAACAGCGGACCGGTGACGGCCGGAAAATTGGCTGAATTGACCGGATTGACCACGGGTGCAGTCACGAATGTGATTGATCGATTGGAACAATCGGGATATATCATGCGGGATAAGGATCCAAACGACAGAAGACGCGTGGTCGTCAAACCTGTACGGGAAGGGGTCAATTCGATTTCTCCTTTGTTCGAGTCTGTCTTGCAGCGAACCCTCCAGATCATGGCGCAATACGATGAGCGCCAGACGGGCGTTATTCTGGATTTCCTCAAGCAATGCAATGAGATGTCGCTCGAAGAGATGAACAAGCTGAAATAA
- a CDS encoding BlaI/MecI/CopY family transcriptional regulator: protein MKLQHFKMKESGLNRFFGPLEAKIMDILWDGREHENELSIKDVQQKLEADKQVNFNTVMTVMNRLVEKGFLEKRAAGRTSLFQPVQSKHDFMNNQSKELTHELMEEFGPLAVSHMLDELEDVDPALLEKLEEKINLLKKGK, encoded by the coding sequence ATGAAACTGCAACACTTTAAGATGAAAGAGAGTGGTTTGAATCGTTTTTTTGGCCCACTCGAAGCGAAGATTATGGACATTTTGTGGGATGGACGAGAGCACGAGAATGAACTCAGCATCAAAGATGTGCAGCAAAAGCTCGAAGCGGACAAGCAGGTCAACTTCAACACTGTGATGACCGTGATGAACCGGCTCGTCGAGAAAGGCTTTTTGGAAAAAAGAGCAGCAGGACGCACATCCTTGTTTCAGCCGGTGCAGTCCAAACACGATTTCATGAACAATCAGTCCAAAGAACTGACGCATGAGCTTATGGAAGAGTTTGGGCCGTTGGCTGTCAGTCATATGCTCGACGAATTAGAAGATGTGGACCCAGCGTTATTGGAAAAGCTGGAAGAGAAAATCAATCTTTTAAAAAAGGGTAAATAA
- a CDS encoding SDR family oxidoreductase, whose product MGGVRRFGEVQEVAELAVFLASDQATFMNGAAMPIDGGYTIL is encoded by the coding sequence ATGGGAGGCGTCAGACGTTTTGGCGAGGTGCAGGAAGTGGCGGAACTGGCTGTTTTCCTGGCCTCTGACCAAGCTACATTCATGAATGGGGCTGCCATGCCCATTGATGGCGGATATACCATCTTGTAA